DNA from Paraburkholderia sp. ZP32-5:
GGCAGCGGCTTTCTGCTCGGCGTGCTGATCGCGCGCTAGCGCCACGCACAAGCCGGTACATGGCGAGCGATTTGCATTAGCTGCATTGAGGCGCATCGCGTGGCGTATCACGGGACACATCACGGCGTGTATAGCCCGCGCTTCCCGGACGACTCGCACTCTTCGCATCAGACTCACGAAAAGGAGTTCACGATGGCACGACCCACAATTGGCATCTTCGGCGCATTGATGGCGCTCGGCGGCTTTCTGGCGGTTCGCTACGTGCAGAACAAACGCACCGGCCAGTTTTCCCCGGCGCGCGAATTGAGCCGCTGGGAAAACGAGGGCGGGGCAGTGGCGGCCGCGCGCCCGGCGGAGGTAGCAGCGGCGGCGCCGGCCACGCAGAGTACGAACGGTTCGGGCCAGATGAATGGCGAGGGCCGCGCATGGCCGTTTCCGCGTGGCTGATTTACGCCCCGCCGGGATCTACCCGGGACACACCGTGCGCATCGCCCGGCCGGGAGCGCGCCGAATCGGCGGTGCGCGTGCTGTGGGTCAGATATTGGCGGGGCCCACCTGGGTAGCATGGTTAAACGATTGCAATAAAGTCGTATAATGGATAAATACACAACAATGAGTCCGAATTTCACCCGGTTTTTCGTGTAATTGTTGCAATTTTTTATGAAATAAAGGGTCGGCGTACCCGCGGCGTACTCCCGTGCGCCACCGTCCGACCTTCCTCGCGGCATGCGTATTGGCATGTTTCGCTTCTTTTCACACCCACGCTTGCAGGCTTTTGAGACGCGATGCCACATGTACTGATTGTCGATGACGATGCAAGTACCCGCGAGGCGCTGTCCGCCATCATCGGCGAAGACGGGCTGACCACCGCCACCGCGGGCGATCTGCGCGAAGCGCGGATTCAACTGGTCCGGCAGATGCCGGATGTCGTGTTCACCGATCTCAAGCTGCCCGACGGCAGCGGGGTCGATCTGTTCGAAGATCTCGATCCACGTTCGGGCGTGGAAGTGATCGTGATCACCGGCCACGCGACGGTGGAGTCGGCGGTCAGCGCGCTGAAGATGGGTGCGGCCGACTACCTGGTCAAACCGATCAACATGCAGCGCGTGAAGGCGATCCTGTCGCGTCTGCCGCGTGCCGGCGACCTGAAGGCCGAGATCGGCACGTTGCGCGGCGAGTTGCGCCGCATGGGGCGGTTTGGCCTGATGCTCGGCAATTCGCCGGCCATGCAGGAGGTCTACGATCAGATCAGCCGGGTCGCGCCGACTGCGGCGTCGGTGATGCTGGTCGGCGAATCGGGCACCGGCAAGGAAGTCGCCGCGCAGACGCTGCACGAGCTGAGTCTGCGTCGCAAGCATGCGTTCCTCGCGGTGAACTGCGGCGCGATCTCGCCGAACCTGATCGAATCGGAGATGTTCGGCCACGAGCGCGGCTCGTTCACCGGCGCGGACCGGCAGCACAAAGGCTATTTCGAGCGCGCGAACGGCGGCACGCTGTTCCTCGATGAAATCACCGAGATGCCGATCGAGTTGCAGGTGAAGCTGCTGCGCGTACTCGAAACCGGCATGTTCATGCGCGTCGGTACGACCAAGGAAATCGAAACCGACGTGCGTCTGATCGCGGCCACCAATCGCGATCCGGAGCAGGCGGTGCTCGAAGGCAAGCTGCGGCTCGATCTGTATCACCGCTTGAACGTGTTTCCGATCAGCCTGCCGCCGCTGCGCGAGCGCGGCAAGGACGTCGAGCTGCTCGCGCAGGCGTTCCTCGACGAGCTCAACGAACGGCATGGCACGAAGAAGCATTTCCCGGCCGCGGTCAAGGAGATGCTGCTGTCGTACCCATGGCCCGGCAACGTGCGCGAACTAAAGAATTACGTGCAGCGCGCGCACATCATGTCGGGCGCGGATTCGGATAGCACGGCGACCGTGCCGTTGCAGATCACGTTGTCGAAGCCGTCGGCCGGCACCGCGATCACGATTCCGTTCGGCACGTCGCTTGCCGAAGCGGATCGTCAGCTGATTCTCGCGACGCTCGAACAATGCGGCGGCGTGAAAACGCGCGCGGCGGAAATTCTCGGCATCAGCCTGAAGACGCTGTACAACCGCCTCGTCGAATATGGCAACGATGCGCGTGAAGATGGCGATGCCGCCGACGAATCGCGCGCACTCGGCGGCGCGGATGCCTGATTGATTCGGCTCGCTTGCATCGATTCGCGTTGATTCGTGCGTGCTGTCAGGCACGCGCGAATCAGCTCTCCAAGTCCGCCGCGAAAGTCTGCTACAGATCGTTCGCGTCATCCGCTCGGTGCTCGCGCTATTCGCGCCGATCCACTTGCACCACTCGCGCTCCCCGCATCACTCGCCCCACCGCGCAGCCACCACAAACGGCACATGCCTTGCTGCGTTCCAATGGAACGCAAAACGAGGTCATCGACATGCCGCAATACGCTGCCGCACCCGCGCCGTTCCCGCCGAAGCGCGCTCACCGGCCCGAGCCGGTCGAGCCTCCGACGGCGCCCCCCATTGCGCCGCCGAGCCCCGGCGAGCCCGACACCGTCCCCGGCCCGACGCCCGAGCCGATCGATCCAGACCCGCCGATGACGCCGCCGATCGGCGATCCACCTCCGCAGCCGAGCCAGACCCCGCAGGCCGGCGAACGCCGGTCGATGCCGCTGCAGTGATGCAATGATGCAGCGCTGACGCGCCGCGCCGAAGATGCCGAAGTCGCGTGCGGCGGCCATCGCCGGATGCGCTACTGCAACTGCCTTTAGCCGCTTTGCCGAGCCTTCGACGCAACGCAGCGAATTTATGTACTTGTTACAAGCCCGGCGCATCTTTTACCGGCAAATTACCGTTACGCCCCCTAGACTGTATGGATGCCGCGGCAGGCGGCGGGCTTCCCCCGGAGGCATCGATCATGAGACATCCCGCATTGCGACGTTCCGCGCGGCATGCGAAGCGCGGACCCAGGCAGGACGACGGCAAGACCGAGCCGGCGGTGTCGCCGGACCCGGCCGCGCAGAACCGGATTGCTCCGGATGCCCCGCCAGACGGCGAACACAACCAGGGCGGGGTGCGTCAGGAAGGTCTCGAATACCAGCGCGATCTGGGATCGGAACAGGACGCCTGACGGCGCCAGCGCGCGGCGACACGCTCGTCGCGGACCTGACAGACGGTAAAAACGTTTCCGTTTTCCCGACGACAGGCAGAAAAATTTTCTTCGCGATCCGTTGATGTCGCGCGGTTCGGCTTCGTCCGTCACATTTGCATACAACTTTCTTCCTCGCATCTCGAAAATCGGCACATGACTTGCGTGCACCGCTTTGGCGCATATCCGCATACAACGAAACAATGGAGCATCAATGAGCAGATTGATCGTGGTATCGAATCGTGTCGCACCGATCCAGGAAGCGCGCCCGGCAGCGGGCGGACTCGCGATCGGCGTGCTGGACGCGCTGAAGGAAACCGGCGGCGTCTGGTTCGGCTGGAGCGGCGAAACCGTCGGCGAGCCATCCGCGCCCGTGATCGAGAAGCAGGGCAACGTGACCTACGCGACGGTCGGCCTCACCAAGCGCGACTATGACCAGTATTACCGCGGTTTTTCGAACACGACGCTGTGGCCGACCTTCCATTACCGCAACGACCTGTCGCGCTACGATCGCGAGGAATACGCGGGCTATCTGCGCGTGAATACGATTTTCGCGAAGCAGCTGAAGGATTTGCTGAAGCCCGACGACATCATCTGGGTTCACGACTACCATCTGCTGCCGTTCGCGCGCGAGCTGCGCGAACTCGGCGTGAAAAATCCGATCGGCTTTTTCCTGCACATTCCGTTTCCGGTTCCCGAGGTGCTGCGCACGATTCCGCCGCACGACGAACTCGTCAAGGCGATGTGCAGCTACGACGTGATCGGCTTCCAGACCGAGGCCGACCGTCAGTCGTTCGTCGACTATATCGAGCGCGGCCATCACGGCACGTCGAGCGAAGACGGCATGGTCCACGCGTTCAACCGCTTCCTGAAGGTAGGCGCGTATCCGATCGGTATCTATCCGGATGCGATTGCGAAGGCCGCCGAACAATTCACCGACCGCAAGCCGGTGAAGAGCCTGCGCGACGGCATGCGCGGGCGCAAGCTGATCATGAGCGTCGACCGGCTCGACTATTCGAAGGGCCTCGTCGAGCGCTTCCAGGCCTTCGAGCGGCTGCTGCAGAACGCGCCCGGCTGGCACGGCCGCGTGTCGCTCGTGCAGATCGCGCCGCCGACGCGCGCCGACGTGCAGACCTATCAGCGCATCCGGCAAACGCTCGAAGGCGAAGCGGGGCGTATCAACGGCCGCTTCGCGCAACTCGACTGGACGCCGATCCAGTATCTGAACCGCAAGTACGAACGCAATCTGCTGATGGCGCTGTTCCGGCAGTCGCAGGTCGGCTATGTGACGCCGTTGCGCGACGGCATGAATCTGGTCGCGAAGGAATACGTCGCGTCGCAGGATCCGGCCGATCCGGGCGTGCTCGTGCTGTCGCAATTCGCCGGTGCCGCCGAGCAGTTGCCGGGCGCGCTGGTCGTCAATCCGTTCGATCTGTCGCAGATGGCCGAAGCGCTCGAGCGCGCGCTATCGATGCCGCTCGCCGAGCGCCAGGCGCGTCACGCGGACATGATGAAGCCGCTGCGCGAAAACAACCTGTCGGTGTGGCGCGATACGCTGCTCGACGATCTGCGCAATGTTGCGACCGCGTCTTCGGTGACGGCCAAAGCGGTAAAGCTCGCTGACGTGGCGGCATCGTCGTCGTAAGGAGATGGGCGTTGCCCGCGCGATTCGCGGCGGGCGGCGCGCATGCCAGTCACGTCGTGATTTGCGTTTAGCGCGGCACGGAAGAGGCAAGAGCGAATGAGCTTGAGCGTCGGCGCGCGGAGGTAGAGGGGGCTGTTGCTGGCGTCCGTGAGCGTGACGTCAGCAGCAAGCGTAGGTTGTATTCGAAAGAAGGGCGCGCATCGCGTAATGTGATGCGCGCCCTTTTGCATATATGGCTTCTACGGCGCGTACGAAGGTGTGGCGCGCGCGGCGCATGAATGCCTTCTATCTCACCGTGCACGCCTGCACGCAGCCGGCGCAGCGAATCAACGCAAACCCATCAAGCCGGTGTCGGTGCCTTCTGCATCACGCGCATCGTGCTGACGACCGCCGCGACCGCCGAGAATCCCGCTGCGACATACAGCGTAATGATCGGCCCGTTCTTCGGCGCGACGCCGAAGATCAGCGCGACCAGTGCCGCGCCGAGCGTCTGGCCGGTCAGGCGCGCGGTGCCGAGCATGCCGCTCGCGCCGCCGCTGCGTTCGCGCGGCGCGGACGACAAAATCGTGCGGTTGTTCGGCGACTGGAAAATGCCGAAGCCCGCGCCGCACAGCGCCATGCGCCACGCAATCTGCAACGCGTCCGGATGCGGCCCGAGCGTGGCGAGCAGCAGCAGGCCGACCGCCATCGTCGCGAGCCCGACGCCGCCGAGCCAACCCGACGACACTTTGTCCGCCAGCACGCCCGCGACCGGCGCCGCGATGATGATGATCGCGGGCCATGGCGTCATCAACAGACCGGTTTCGACCTGCGACATGCCGAGCGTGTCCTGCAGCAGGAACGGCAACGAGACGAACGCGAGCATCTGCGCGCAGAACGAGCAGACCGAGGTACCGATCGACAGCGCGAACACCGGTATGCGCAGCAGGTCGATCGGCAGTAGCGGCGCGGGCTGCGTCAGCTGCCGGCGCACGAAGAAATAGCCGATCAGCAGCGCCGCGCCTGCTTCGAGCGTGACATAGCCGAAGTTCTCGCCGTGACCGAGCCCATCGACCGCGAAAATCAGCAGGCCGAATACGAACGCGTTCATGATCGCGCTCAGATAGTCGTAAGGCGATTCGTGGCCGGCGTTCAACGGCAGCGCCTTGATGCCGACGATGAACGTCACGAGACCGATCGGCACGTTGATCGCAAACAGCCACGGCCACGATGCGATCGCGAGTACGCCCGCCGCGATGGTCGGCCCGACCGCCGACGACACCGCGACCACCATCGCGTTTAGCGCGATGCCGCGGCCGAGCCGCGCCGGCGGATAGATCATGCGCACGAGCGCCGTGTTCACGCTCATCGCGCCGGCCGCGCCGAAGCCCTGGAACACGCGGGCGAGTGCGAGCGCCGGCAGCGACGTGGACAGCGCGCAGCCAAACGACGCGACCGTAAACAGGATCAGCCCGGATAGATAGACGCGCCGGTAGCCGATGCGGTCGCCGAGCGACGCGAGCGGCAGCATCGTCACGGTGATCGCGAGCTGATAGGCATTGACGACCCAGATCGAGCCGGCCGCGCTGGCTTGCAGATTGCGGGCGATCGTCGGCAGCGCGACGTTGGCGATCGCGCCGTCGAGCACCGACAGCGTGAGTCCGAGCGCGATGACGAGCATCGCCCAGTAGCGTTGCGGGACCGGCAGGCCCGGTTCGGTTGCCCGTTCGAACGAAGGCGTGGCGGAGGGCGCGGAGCCGTCCTTGCGCGAGGATTGTGCGTGCATCGATTGTTTGATTTGTAGTAGGACGGTTGCGCGCGAGAGCGGGGCGCGAAGCGCTGACCGCTCGTGGCAAGCGTGGCGGTTCGCGCCGGCGTTGCGATTGCGTTACGCCGGCGCCGCGACGTCGGCGTTATTTGAGCTCGTAAAGTCCCGTGTGGGTTGTCGAGTCGAGTTCGTTCAGGTGCGTCATGAAGCGCGCGACCGCGTTGGTGGTCTCCGCGGTGATCGACAGATGCGGCACCTTCAGCGCATGCAGCCGGAAGATATAGCGATGCGTGCGATCGCCGCGCGGCGGCGCGGCGCCACCGAAGCCGACAGTCCCGTAGTCGTTGCACACCTGCATCGCGCCTTGCGGCAACAGCGAACCGTCGGCCTTGCCGGCATTGCGCGCCAGCGAGCGGGCATCGGCCGGGATGTTGACGACCACCCAATGCCAGAAGCCGCTGCCGGTCGGCGCGTCGGGATCGTGAACGGTCAGCGCGAAGCTTTGCGTGTCCGCGGGCGGGGCTTCCCATTGCAGCGACGGCGAGATGTTTTCGCCATCGACGCCGAACGCCTTGTCGTTGTATTCGTGCGCTTTCGGCATGAAGCCGTTGGTGGGAAAGTCGTCGGACCAGAGACGGAAGTCAGCCATGATGTGCCTCCCTTGTTGATTGGTTCTGGGGTCGTTGGAGCGCGCGATATCGTGGTGAGCGAGCGGGTCTTGGACAGCGCGCCGACGTGCAGGCGAACGGCCCGCGAACGTGCCGTAAAAACGCACACCCGAAAGCGCATATCAAACACATACCCGATGCACACAAAGCGCATGAAAAACGCTCTATAGCACGCGTCGAAAGCGCTCCAAACGAGCTTTTCGAGTGTATCACCACGGCCGCGCGACTCGCATGAGCGAGGTCAAGCGCATGCTGTTCCAGCCGCTCGCGAAGCTGCGCTCAGCGCCGTTTCGAGCTGCTCGTTATGCGCGTTCCTCGAACTCGCGCACGTCGCTTTGCAGCCATTGAACGAGCCGCTCGATCACGCCCGCGATATCGCGATTTGCGCCCCGCAAGGCGCATTCCCACACGACCGCGACGCGCCAGCCGCTCGCGAGCAGCGCGTCGCGCACCTTGTCGTCGTTGCTGCGATTGCGGCCGATCTTGTCGCGCCAGAACTCCGGGCGCGTCTGCGGCCATTTGAACAGATGACAGTCGTGCCCGTGCCAGAAACAGCCATGCACGAGCACCACCGCGCGATAGCGCGGCAGCACGATGTCGGGCCGGCCGGGCAGATCGCGCGCGTCGAGCCGGAAGCGAAAGCCCTGGCGGTGCAGCAGGCTGCGGATCAGGATCTCCGGCTTGGTATTGCGGCCGCGAATGCCGGACATCATCCGGCTGCGCGTCGCGCTGTCGACGATATCGACCATCGTCAGCGCTCCGCTGGCGCGCGCTCACGCATGGCGCGGCAATTAATGTTTCGAACCATGGCGGGTCGGGTTGGCGAGCAGGGTTTGCACATGCGGCAGCATGATGCGCGCCACTTCGCGCATCACCGGCATCACGACGCTGTTGCCGAATTGCCGGTAGGCCTGGGTATCGCTGACCGGAATCCGGAAGGTGTCGGGAAAGCCCATCAGGCGCGCGCATTCGCGCGGCGTCAGCCGCCGTGGGCGCAGTTCCTCGCCTTGATAGACGAGGATTTCGGAGCCGTCCTTGTGATAACGCGCCGACAGCGTGCGCGTGACGCTGTCCGGATAAGCCATGCCGAAACCGAAGCCGTTGCCCGCCGCGCGATGCTTGGCCGCGTAGTTCTGCAGATAGGCCCAAAGCTTCGGCGTGAGCGTGTACTTCGGCTGGATGCGGCGCGTGGCGTGATCGAAGAAGCGGTCGTGGTCCCATGGCAGCACCGGCTCGCTGCCGTCCGTGCGATGCAGGATCGAGCCGAGCCGCGGGCCGTGCTCGGGCAGGCGCAGATCGTCCCATGAGAACGACGTCTTGCCGCGAAAGCCGACGATGATGATGCGCTCGCGATGCTGCGGCGTGAAATGCTGACCATCGATCACGCGGTGATGCACCTCGTAGCCGAGTTCGTCGCGCAGCGTTTGCAGGATCACGTCGAAGGTGCGGCCTTTGTCGTGCGACAGCAGGTTTTTGACGTTTTCGAGCAGGAACGCGGCGGGGCGCTTCGCGGCGATGATCCGCGCGACGTCGAAAAAGAGCGTGCCCTGGGTCGTGCATTCGAAGCCGTGCGGACGCCCGAGCGCGTTTTTCTTGCTGACGCCGGCGATCGAGAACGGCTGGCACGGAAAGCCGCCGAGCAGCACGTCGTGGCTCGGCACGTCTTCGGCGGGAAAGGTGACGATGTCGCCGATTAACGTATGTTCGCTGGCCGCCGCGCCGTCAGCCGCGTCGGCTTCCTCGGCTGCGTCTGCCTGATACCGTTCGCCGTAGTTTTCGCGATAGGTGCGCGTCGAGAATTCGTTCCACTCGCTGGTGAACACGCACTCGCCGCCTTGCGCCTCGAAGCCCATCCGAATTCCGCCGATGCCCGCGAACAGATCGATAAAGCGGAATCGCGCGGTGCCGTGCGCCGGGCTCGCCGCGCGCGGGCGTTGCAGCAGATCGCGCAACGCGGGCTCCAGCATCGCGGGGCAAGGCGTCTCGCCTTTCTCCCAGCGACGTACGGTCTTGATGTCCTTGCCGACATGCGCGGCGATTTCGCGTTGGGTGAAGCGGGCGCGCGCCTGCCGGAGCAGGTCGAGCGGGGCGGCGAGGGTCACGTGGCGTCCTTGCTGGGAATTTTTGCGGACATTATGACCTAAGGCTGTCCCATTTCCCTCTTTTTGCCGACTTAAGATAGGAAATTTCTCACCTATTTCAGTCGGTGGGCGGCGAAACATGCTTGTCACAGATCGCCATGTAGGCTTGTTGCGTGACGCACGTTCCCTGCGTTGCGATGTGTGTTTGTGGCCGCGACTCTGTGCGCGGCCGTTTTTTTGCGTGACGCGGAGCGTGGCGTGGCGGACGGGGGGCGGTCGCGTGACAGGGGCAGAGGCGTGGCCGGTCATGCGCGTGTGATTGGCGCGGCCCGCGTGGCCGCGTGGGCCGCACCCGGTGCGGCTGAAAAGCGTGAGTGACGACTCGTCAGGCCGAGCGCACCGGACGATCGGTCTTCGCTGGCGGCACCGGCTCGGAGGCGGACGGCGCGTACCGTTCCCATTCGGGATGCGGCATCGTCTCGAACTGGTCGAGTTGCAGCAGCAGGCTGTCGACCTTGCCGAATTGCGCAGGACTGAGATTGCCGCTTTCCAGCAGCGTGGTCAGGCGTTTGCGCCAGTAGGAGGCCGGCAGAATGGGTCCGCCGAAATCGCCACGCAACGACACGTACATCACGCGCCCGATGTGCGCGATGTCGCGATCGATCAAGGCGGCCTGCGAAGATCCCGACAACGTACCAGGCGTTTGGTCCATAGCCCCTCCCTAAGCGCATTGACGGCAGCGCGCGGCGGGACTTTAGGGCGTTTCATGAAATTTTCTCGCGATCTGTAGTAGGCGCATCACCGATGCCCGCAGCCGTTCGTAGCGGCGAGTCGGTCGACCCCCGGGCATACCCGTTGCTGAATCCCCGATACCGGCGCAAGACCGTGCCGGCATTGCTGTTTATGACGATTGGGGAGCCGAACATGAATAAGGACCAGGTGAAGGGCGTAGGCGAACAGATCAAGGGCAAGGTCAACGAGGCAGTTGGCAAGGCCACGAATAATCCTGCGAAGGAATTGAAGGGCGATTTGCAGCAAGGCGCGGGCAAGGTGCAGAAGGCCTACGGCGACGCGAAGGAGGACGCCAAGGATCAGGCGAAAGAGAACGCCAAGCGTAACCATCCGTGAGGCGGTGCTCGGTAGCCTGCGGTAGCGGACGGGGCGTCGCGGATTGCGCGGCGCCTCGTCTGTTTCAGGGGCACGTGTGTGTGCATTGGTGAAGCCGTTGCCAGCATCTGTCGATGCGTGGCGCGGCATCGCGTACTCACAGTCTGGGCAGCTACAACCGTTCGCTTGACGGGCGGCCTGGGACTAACCCCGTGATCGCGATCGAAGGCATTCCGCGCGCGATGCGCGGCCTTTAGACTGGGCGCAATCTCCCCTGGAGGTAGCGCCAATGACACCCGAAAAGATGCTTTCGATGTTCGAACGGCAGTACCTTGAAGGCAAGGCCCCCGCCGATCTCGAAACCACCTGCGCGAGCTTCGCCAGCTGGCTCGCGGCGGCGTGGGAGTTGCTTGACGGTTCGGAGAGAACGCTGCTGGTCGCGGTCGGCGCGGCGCTGTGGCGCCAGGGGTTCGACGTACGCGCGGGGACGGCGACTAAAGATTTGTGGTGAGCCCGGGCGTCGGGATGTGAATTACAGCGCGCGATGAGTCGCGCGGTCAGTGCATGCTTCGTTAGGGGCGCTTGCGGGGCGGCTTGGGCTTACGTTGTGGTTGCTCCGGCGCTGCGTCTACGGTCAGCGTGGGATCGCGTCTGTGCCGCACAGTCGTGTCTCCCGTTTTCGCTTCCTGCTGCCGCCTGCGTTTGCCGTGCGCGGCGCCGCACGCGTCGCGCCGAGTCGGTTTATATTGATCGGCCCCGTAATTTCTCTCGCATAAGGCGACCTGAACCCATGACCGATCTTTCCGCTTTCCCGATCACGAAGAAATGGCCGGCCGCGCATCCGGACCGGATTCAGCTGTACTCGCTGCCGACGCCGAACGGCGTGAAAGTCTCGATCATGCTCGAGGAAACCGGTTTGCCGTACGAACCGCATCTGGTGCGTTTCGATGCCGACGACCAGACGTCGCCCGAGTTCATGTCGCTGAACCCGAACAACAAGATTCCGGCGATCGTCGACCCGAACGGCCCGGACGGCAAACCGCTGCCGCTGTTCGAATCGGGCGCGATCCTGATCTACCTCGCGGACAAAAGCGGCCAGTTGATGCCGCAGGATGCGGCCGGCCGCTACGAAACGATCCAGTGGGTGATGTTCCAGATGGGCGGCATCGGCCCGATGTTCGGCCAGGTCGGCTTCTTCCACAAATTCGCCGGCAAGGAATACGAGGACAAGCGCCCGCGCGATCGCTACATCGCCGAATCGAAACGGCTGCTCGGCGTGCTGGAACAACGCCTCGAAGGACGCAAATGGGTGATGGGCGATCACTATTCGATCGCCGATATCGCGATCTTCCCGTGGGTGCGCAATCTGGTCGGCTTTTACGAAGCGGGCGAACTGGTCGGGATTCAGAACTTCCCGAATGTGAAGCGGGTGCTCGCTGCGTTCGTCGAGCGTCCGGCGGTGGCGCGGGGGTTGGATATTCCGAAGCGTCCGAGTTGAGTGGGGGCGGGGTGGCGGTGGACGGGCGTGGGTGGGTTGGATGCGCCCGACTGTGCTGTCCGCTCGCCACGTGTGATCGGAACTGCGGCGCGAAACCTGACGCGTATCGGATGCATCGCGGTTTCGCGTTTCGAGACGTTCAGAGCACATCGATGGTAAAGGCAGCATCGACCGTTGGCAGTATTTTCAGGAAGTGCCTGCAGCGCAATGCATGCGGGATTTTCTCGGCAATCTTGGGAGACGCTGTGGAGCGCGTACCCCGGATAGCGCCGTGTGGGAAAAACCAGGTTCGTGGCCGTGTCTGACATCACGCTCTACTTCGCGCCCGCAAGCAGAGCGTTTACCGCTCGCTGGTTACTCGAAGAACTTGGGCTACCGTACCGGGTGAAGACAGTCAGCTTGCGTAAAGGCGCTCAAAAATCGCCGAGCTATCTGCAAATCAATTCGATGGGCAAGGTTCCCGCGCTGACGGACGGTCCGGTGACCGTTTCGGAGAACCCGGCCATCTGCATTTATCTGGCGGATCGCTACAGTCTGGGCAATCTGGCACCCCGATTGGATGCAGCGGAGCGAGGCAGCTACCTGCGCTGGATGATCTTTTCCACCGCGGTTTTCGAGCCTGCGATTTATCTCGAGGACGATGGCGATGAGTTGGCTGCGAGTGGTCGCGGCTGGGGCAGTCGGTCCAGCGTACTGGAAGTTCTGGACGACGCGCTTTGCGTTGGCCCCTGGTTGCTAGGTGAACAGTTTTCCGCCGCCGATGTGATGCTTGGCTCGTTGCTTTCGATCGCCCTGTTCAATCAGCGCATCGCACAGCCGGCGGAATCTCTTGTCCGCTACGCGGAGCGTTTGTCGCGGAGACCCGCCTATGAGCGCGCGGCGAAGGCAACGTGGCCGTAGGCGAGCCGCTGGCGGGGCCCCGAAATTTCTGCA
Protein-coding regions in this window:
- a CDS encoding sigma-54-dependent transcriptional regulator; translation: MPHVLIVDDDASTREALSAIIGEDGLTTATAGDLREARIQLVRQMPDVVFTDLKLPDGSGVDLFEDLDPRSGVEVIVITGHATVESAVSALKMGAADYLVKPINMQRVKAILSRLPRAGDLKAEIGTLRGELRRMGRFGLMLGNSPAMQEVYDQISRVAPTAASVMLVGESGTGKEVAAQTLHELSLRRKHAFLAVNCGAISPNLIESEMFGHERGSFTGADRQHKGYFERANGGTLFLDEITEMPIELQVKLLRVLETGMFMRVGTTKEIETDVRLIAATNRDPEQAVLEGKLRLDLYHRLNVFPISLPPLRERGKDVELLAQAFLDELNERHGTKKHFPAAVKEMLLSYPWPGNVRELKNYVQRAHIMSGADSDSTATVPLQITLSKPSAGTAITIPFGTSLAEADRQLILATLEQCGGVKTRAAEILGISLKTLYNRLVEYGNDAREDGDAADESRALGGADA
- the otsA gene encoding alpha,alpha-trehalose-phosphate synthase (UDP-forming) — encoded protein: MSRLIVVSNRVAPIQEARPAAGGLAIGVLDALKETGGVWFGWSGETVGEPSAPVIEKQGNVTYATVGLTKRDYDQYYRGFSNTTLWPTFHYRNDLSRYDREEYAGYLRVNTIFAKQLKDLLKPDDIIWVHDYHLLPFARELRELGVKNPIGFFLHIPFPVPEVLRTIPPHDELVKAMCSYDVIGFQTEADRQSFVDYIERGHHGTSSEDGMVHAFNRFLKVGAYPIGIYPDAIAKAAEQFTDRKPVKSLRDGMRGRKLIMSVDRLDYSKGLVERFQAFERLLQNAPGWHGRVSLVQIAPPTRADVQTYQRIRQTLEGEAGRINGRFAQLDWTPIQYLNRKYERNLLMALFRQSQVGYVTPLRDGMNLVAKEYVASQDPADPGVLVLSQFAGAAEQLPGALVVNPFDLSQMAEALERALSMPLAERQARHADMMKPLRENNLSVWRDTLLDDLRNVATASSVTAKAVKLADVAASSS
- a CDS encoding MFS transporter, producing MHAQSSRKDGSAPSATPSFERATEPGLPVPQRYWAMLVIALGLTLSVLDGAIANVALPTIARNLQASAAGSIWVVNAYQLAITVTMLPLASLGDRIGYRRVYLSGLILFTVASFGCALSTSLPALALARVFQGFGAAGAMSVNTALVRMIYPPARLGRGIALNAMVVAVSSAVGPTIAAGVLAIASWPWLFAINVPIGLVTFIVGIKALPLNAGHESPYDYLSAIMNAFVFGLLIFAVDGLGHGENFGYVTLEAGAALLIGYFFVRRQLTQPAPLLPIDLLRIPVFALSIGTSVCSFCAQMLAFVSLPFLLQDTLGMSQVETGLLMTPWPAIIIIAAPVAGVLADKVSSGWLGGVGLATMAVGLLLLATLGPHPDALQIAWRMALCGAGFGIFQSPNNRTILSSAPRERSGGASGMLGTARLTGQTLGAALVALIFGVAPKNGPIITLYVAAGFSAVAAVVSTMRVMQKAPTPA
- a CDS encoding YbhB/YbcL family Raf kinase inhibitor-like protein, encoding MADFRLWSDDFPTNGFMPKAHEYNDKAFGVDGENISPSLQWEAPPADTQSFALTVHDPDAPTGSGFWHWVVVNIPADARSLARNAGKADGSLLPQGAMQVCNDYGTVGFGGAAPPRGDRTHRYIFRLHALKVPHLSITAETTNAVARFMTHLNELDSTTHTGLYELK
- a CDS encoding very short patch repair endonuclease — its product is MVDIVDSATRSRMMSGIRGRNTKPEILIRSLLHRQGFRFRLDARDLPGRPDIVLPRYRAVVLVHGCFWHGHDCHLFKWPQTRPEFWRDKIGRNRSNDDKVRDALLASGWRVAVVWECALRGANRDIAGVIERLVQWLQSDVREFEERA
- the dcm gene encoding DNA (cytosine-5-)-methyltransferase — protein: MTLAAPLDLLRQARARFTQREIAAHVGKDIKTVRRWEKGETPCPAMLEPALRDLLQRPRAASPAHGTARFRFIDLFAGIGGIRMGFEAQGGECVFTSEWNEFSTRTYRENYGERYQADAAEEADAADGAAASEHTLIGDIVTFPAEDVPSHDVLLGGFPCQPFSIAGVSKKNALGRPHGFECTTQGTLFFDVARIIAAKRPAAFLLENVKNLLSHDKGRTFDVILQTLRDELGYEVHHRVIDGQHFTPQHRERIIIVGFRGKTSFSWDDLRLPEHGPRLGSILHRTDGSEPVLPWDHDRFFDHATRRIQPKYTLTPKLWAYLQNYAAKHRAAGNGFGFGMAYPDSVTRTLSARYHKDGSEILVYQGEELRPRRLTPRECARLMGFPDTFRIPVSDTQAYRQFGNSVVMPVMREVARIMLPHVQTLLANPTRHGSKH
- a CDS encoding CsbD family protein, translated to MNKDQVKGVGEQIKGKVNEAVGKATNNPAKELKGDLQQGAGKVQKAYGDAKEDAKDQAKENAKRNHP
- a CDS encoding glutathione binding-like protein, which produces MTDLSAFPITKKWPAAHPDRIQLYSLPTPNGVKVSIMLEETGLPYEPHLVRFDADDQTSPEFMSLNPNNKIPAIVDPNGPDGKPLPLFESGAILIYLADKSGQLMPQDAAGRYETIQWVMFQMGGIGPMFGQVGFFHKFAGKEYEDKRPRDRYIAESKRLLGVLEQRLEGRKWVMGDHYSIADIAIFPWVRNLVGFYEAGELVGIQNFPNVKRVLAAFVERPAVARGLDIPKRPS
- a CDS encoding glutathione S-transferase family protein; its protein translation is MSDITLYFAPASRAFTARWLLEELGLPYRVKTVSLRKGAQKSPSYLQINSMGKVPALTDGPVTVSENPAICIYLADRYSLGNLAPRLDAAERGSYLRWMIFSTAVFEPAIYLEDDGDELAASGRGWGSRSSVLEVLDDALCVGPWLLGEQFSAADVMLGSLLSIALFNQRIAQPAESLVRYAERLSRRPAYERAAKATWP